The Chlamydiota bacterium region TCTTGAAATCAATGCAATGATGTGAAAAGCATGTCGCTTATCTTAGAAATGACAAAACATAGATGCATGAAGTTTTTTTACTTCTTAAATCCATTAGGTATGCAATCTGTTTTTTGTAAACACCGGATGACATCATGACAATCTTTTCTCACCCATAATGTAAGACCTGCTCCCTTAGAGAAATGAAAAACTTTATACTGGGGATGGGAAGTTACTTTATCAAATCTATGAGAATGTATTGGAGGATTAGTATCGTGAGCGGCAACGATAGGAATATTTTTCTCCATCATAATATTGACTAGATCGCCACGTAAATGGATGTCGAGATCAACAAAAACAAGGTCGATAGTATCCAGGGAAAATTGTGCAAAAATCTCATCACAGAGATCTCTTAATTCTTTTAAATATGAAATTTTTGACAATAGATTACCTGGTGCATGAGCAACCCGGTTTGCTTCTTTTATTATATCAGGAGCCTGAACAAAAATCCCTTCCCAATTGGAATAGTCAATCAATTCTTTTTGACAACGTTCAAACCAACTACGATCATCGGAACACAAAAGTTCAACAGAAATGACACGGTCGCAGTGTTGCACAAAATACTTGGTACCTTCTCCCAATCCAAATTCTAAAAATGTAGAGATTTTTTTTTGTTTAAAAAGTTTGTGGAAGTGTTGTACGTGATCTGTATAAACAGACGTTGTATATTGTTCTAAATTTTCACCTTCTGCATGCACATTTCCAAATACACATATAAAACCAAACAATAACCATTTTTTCATCACCATCCCCTTTTTTTTCCGGGCATGGTACCAAACATTTGATTTATTTATCAAATGAAGTCTTTTTTATGATTGCGATCCGATTTTAATAACATGTATAATCATTCTATGACTGTAATAGATGCGCCTATTATCTCCGATCTAGAAGCAACATTTCTAGAAAATGCTTCTGTTGAAGTTTCCATGAGCCAAGCACAATACATGAAAAATCTTTTTCCTTTTTTCGGGATACAAAAACCCAAACGCGCAGAACTTCAGCGCTCTATTTTTAAAAGCTATCCGATTCAAAATGAAGATGAGCTTCTTGCAATTATAGATTATCTTTGGACAAAAGCCGAAAGAGAGTATCACTATGCAGCTTGCGATTTGGGAGAAAAATATTTGAAGCTATGTTCACAAAAAGCACTCAAAACTTTTGAGGCAATGATCCGCGTAAAATCTTGGTGGGACACTGTGGATAAAATTGCGAGCAATCTTTTTGGCCTTGTGTTACTCAAATATCCTCAATCTTTAGATCACTGGATCCAAGATCCTTGTCTTTGGATCCGTAGAACCATACTTATCTATCAACTCCGTTACAAAGAAAAAACCAATAAAGAAAAACTCTTTGAATATTGCGAAAAACTCATGCATGAAAAAGAGTTTTTTATTCAAAAGGCGATTGGCTGGGCTCTTCGCGAATATTCCAAAACAAACCCCCAAGATGTCAAAGCCTTCATCATGAAAAATAAACCTAAGCTTTCTTCTTTAAGCTTTAAAGAAGGAATAAGACTTATTAAGTAATCCCTTCTATCTTTTTCCATTTTCTGATTTTTGCCTAAGCTGACTTGTAACTGACCTTAACGCTCCTTCTATTCATAGGAGGGCTACAAGGAACAATCTACTGCGCAAATGCTCTTTGCCAACTCTCATGGAGTTGACCTTCTGAGCAATACTTGTATCTTGCCCCTTTCGCTCCTCCTCTAAACAGAATTTATTGCGTAACATCAGTTATAAGGAGAAGAAGTGTTGACATTGATCCAACGCCCCAAAGGCCATTTATCTCCCGTCCAATTATAAATGCCGATGGTATACAAAGAAGCATTTGTCTCGTTTTCTACAAGATGAAGAATTTTTTGAAATATTTTTTCAAAGGTGGTCATTAGTTGATAAATGGTATGGTGTTGATACTCTGCATAAAAACAGAGCGCCAATTTGCCAAGTTCATTCCATTTGTAGCTTTTTTTGGGCATCATGGGTATTTGGTCTTTTTTACCAGTTTCATACCATGATAAGAGCAATTTTTCCCAGCCAATTTGATACGCAATGAGATCACATACACTGAGGTTTCCCTCGAGAGTTTTTTCGCGCACTTTGTTTTCAGGAATTTTAATCAGCTCGCTTTTGAGTTTTTCATAATTTATTTTGAGAGTATCTAAAAGCTCTTGTTTATTTTTAGGTATAGGCATTGGAATTTAGCCTAGATTAAGCCCTCTATTTTGACAACCTCTTTAAAAAAATATTTGGATCCCCAATATCCTCTTCTATCATGAGTTGTATCTTCTTCATTATTAATACCTTACCTCCTTGGTAAAAGAGATTCAAAAAGGTTGGATTTTTAATGACAATATTTAATTAGATGTTTATAATAAAAACAAAATTTTATAGAAAAAGGAGGAAAAAATGAGTTTAGATGTAAAAACAGTCTCAAAACCTAGTCAAGATCACCAACCACCTTCCCCAACTCAAAGAAAACCAAGGGGTTACGATAGCATAGATTCGAGTGCTATATTAGTTCCAGGAGTAGAGCCTAGATTGGATCCGAGTCAAACATTTATTACTATGGGTGTTTTAAAACAAAGAGCCAATGATGAAAAAACTGGAAAAGTAGCAAATCCTTTTCTTTTAAATAAATAAAAAAACTATCAAAAAAAATCCTTGACGTTAGACTATTCCCCTTTTAAATAAGAGATAAAAGGGGAATATTGAAATGCCTGGAGTATCTGGTTCTCTATATAGAAATGCGATTCAGCTGGCTTATAAAGTTGAGCATGTTAATCCGACATTACGTCAGCTAATGGAAAAAAAAGCTAATCTAGTTGCTCAGCGGACTTTGGGTACACGTACGCTCTCATATTCCCTTGAGACTAAAGAGCTTGCAAATAAATTAGCCTCTCGTTTACATATTAAGTCTTCAGACCCTACGTTTCAGGTTATTCTTCGAGCTTCAAATGATTTCCAAATTCTCTTTAGAGAAGCTCAAACAACTGAAGCGAAGGTGTTTAGCATCACACCTTTGCCGCCAGCCCAACTAGAGCCCGTTGGAGGATTACCCTCTTCACTTCCTATCACCTTACTCCAACATTCGGCAAGGCCAGCTTCTGATCTTGTTGAAATGGTTGAAGTCTTTGGAGCTCAAGGACTAATAGTGACTTCTGGTGAAAAAACGACTAGAATAACAGATCAGGGAGAAACACTTGTATGAAAAAACTTTTAAAAAGTTTCGAAATGAATTAACATAAAACTTGAAAGGAAAATGCAATGGATAAAAAAAATAATTCTCAGCCAGATGATGATCTTGAATTGATTCCTGGTGGTGAACCACGTTATGATCCTTCACAAACTTTTATGACATTTGAGATGCTTGAAGAAGCAGCAAAAAAAGAAAAGCCAAAAAAAAAACCTCCTCCTAAGTCTTAATCCATCATACTTATATATAGAGGAACTATGTACAAAGATTACTCAGAACTAGATATTGAAGCACTCACAGTATTGATTGAAGAGACATTTCGTGAATATGGGCTTAAGAGTGCGCTTATTGGAAATGGAGCGCTTGCGCTTTATACAAAAGATCATTTGCCTACAAATGCCCTGCAATATGTCATTTTTGATCAAGACTTAAAACATATTAAACAGGTGCTCAATCAGCTTAATTTTCATGAAAAAGAAGATAGCCTTTGGCATAATGAAACATGTCCATTTACCATTGAATTATTTAAAGAATATGTTATTAGCGGTGAGGTCGTTTCTAACTTTTTTCAAAACAAAATGCCAAGCGGACTTGTGACCATGCTTTTTCCCCTAGATTGCATGAGAGCAAAACTTGTTGAATATTCTCAAACGCAAGATCCTCTTCTTTTAGAACAAGCAGAAACTTTATACAAATTCCAAAAAATCGATCTTGGTGAACTGCGTATCTTTGCAGAAAAAAAAGATTTATTAAAAGCATTTGATGTTTTAGAAGATTATTTAAGAAAATAACTTTTTGGGTTTTGGATGGAAAAAATGTGGCAATCAAAGCCTTTTAATGAAGTGTTGAAGGCATGCAAAAATCCTATCTTTTTTGCAACAGCCATTGAGGGCATGTTTGTTTTTTCAATAATTGTAATGAGTTCTTTTATATGGAGCTGGTCAAAGGCATATTGCACAACAGCTTTTGTGGCCTCAGTTGCATATCCTCTATTCCAATAGGTTTTTTTTATTCGGTAAGAAGCTTCCACATAAATTTTATGGTTGATTTCTTGTTTCAAAAGTCCACATAGGCCAATAAAGACCTGATCGTCTTTTAAAAAAACACCGTAAAGTCCATATCCATTTTCTTGATAAGATTGTAGGATGTTTTCAAGGTACTCTTGAGACGTTTTTGTGTTGGTGGAAAATTGCATGGCACCTTCATCTGCAAGAAGTTGGTCGATGCATTCAAGATCTTCTTTTGTCAGCGAACGGATAAATAAATGCGGTGTTTTTAAATACATAAAAAAAGTTTGCAAAAAACAAGCGGGTATAATACCCTTGCAATCCCATAAGGAATATAATGTCACAGTATTTATTAGAAGTCAAAGATGTCACGAAAGTGTATGGCAAAAAAAAGCATGCTAGAAAAGCGCTTGATCATGTCTCGCTTGATATTTATGAAGGTGAGATTTTGGGGCTTTTGGGAGTGAATGGTGCTGGAAAAACAACGCTTTCATCCATTATCGCCACGCTTGTAAAACTCACATCAGGTGACGTGTTGTGGAAAGGTGAGTCCATCTATAAAGATTTGATTGCGTATCGAAAACAGGTGGGCTTGTGTCCACAAAGACCCAATCTTGATCGTCTGCTCAACGTGGAAGAAACTTTGTATTATTCAGGGCGTTTTTATGGATTGTCTAAACAAGAAGCAGTAGAAAAGAAAGAAGAGCTTTTGAAGTGGTTTGAATTACAGGAATACAGGACAGACAAGGTAGATCAATTATCTGGGGGATACAAACAGCGTTTTTTAATTGCACGCACTTTGATGCATTCTCCACAACTTGTGATTTTAGATGAACCTACAGTGGGATTAGATCCTCATATTCGCCACCATTTGTGGGACGTGATCAGAACACTCAAGGCGAATGGAATTACTGTGATTTTAACCACGCACTATTTGGATGAAGCGCAACTTTTGTCTGATCGCGTGGTCATTATTGATAGTGGCAAAATCAAACTTGTCGACACGCCGCAAAATCTAATGACGCGATACAACAAGAAGAATTTAGAAGATGTCTTTTTGCAACTTCAAGAAGAGGACACTGAGTGAACGTTCAAATCAATACATTTTTGCAAATCCTGAAAAAAGATATTTTGCAATCTACACGAGACTATTTTTCAAAACTTTTTGATATGGGGCTTGTTTTTACCACAAATGCCTTAGTTTTTGCCTATTTTGTACCCATGATGGGAAGCTCTTCTTCCTACGGACCTTTTATTGTTGTTGGAGCAATTTGCACCTTTCCTCTTTTTAGTGCCATTGGACGTGCGGCAGAAATGATCATGGATTTACAAGCGGATCGTACCATTACCCATACGTTGATTTTACCGATCAAACCGAGCTTAGTTTTTTTTGAAATTGTTACCAATTGGACTTTGAATTCTATCATGCTTTCTTTGCCTTTGTTTGTTTTTGCAAAAATCATATTAGTAAATAAATTTCTGTTTTCACAAATCCATTTTTTCCAACTGATTATGATGATGCTTGCTGCACACTTCTTTTTTGCCTTTCTTTCGCTTTTTTTATCTAGCATCATTAAGGGTATGAAAAACATGGGTTCGATCTATTTTCGTTATATCAATCCCATGTTTATGTTTGGATGTTATTTCTTTTCTTGGGAAGGGAGTTTTAAACTTTCCAAAGTGATTGGTTACTTGGTCCTAATTAATCCCATGACTTATGTTCTAGAAGGTACTCGGGCAGCCATTATGGGTCAAAGTGGATATATCAATGTGTGGATCTGTTTTTTTATGTTGTGTTTTTTCAATGCGCTGCTTTTTGGCTTTACTGTGCGCAATCTTAAAAAACGCACAGATTGTGTTTAGTTTATTCAGTTCCTTAATGATAAAGTCGTTTAAATAAAAGTCTTTCTAGGCAAAGGTATTTATTTAGACGACTTTGGACAAGCACAACAAAATATGGAATAGGTATTTAATCTATATCCTTTTTTTTGCTATACTGTGATCTATGTTTATTCAAAAAATTCTTGGTAAGTTTAGCTCTAAAACAAAGATAGATACGCATCAGTTAGGGGCCTTTGAGGGAGTTTTTTTACCCTCAGCATTAACCATGTTTGGCGCCATTTTATTCATTCGATTAGGATGGATTGTGGGGAATGTGGGACTTGTTAGTTCCATCCTCATTTTGATCATATCTTTTACCATTACAATGATCACTTCTCTTTCGCTGTCTGCGACCGCCACCAACATGAAAGTCAAAGGCGGGGGCATCTATTACATGATTTCAAGGTCTTTCGGACTTGAGATCGGAGCGAGTATTGGCCTTTCGATTTTTTTAAAACTTGCCGTATCGATTACTTTTTGCGCTTTTGGATTTGCAGAAAGTTTGTGTATGTTATTTCCTTTTTTAAATCCCAAAATTGTGACTTTTTCTGTCATTACGATCCTGTTTGTATTTGCAAGTTTTTCCATGCGCTGGGTGATTAAAACTCAAATTCTTATTTTTGGACTGATTTTTCTAGGACTATTTTCTTTATTTTTTGCAAATCCGATTCCTTTGGGTGAAGCGGGTGTTTTCACATCGCAGCTGAGTTTTTGGCAGGCGTTTGCGATTTTTTATCCAGCGTCATGTGGTATTGAAGTTGGAGCTGCAATGTCAAGTCGGTTAAAAGATCCAAAAAAAGCTCTACCTTTAGGAACGCTAGGGGTTGCGCTTTTTGGATTTGTGGTCTACTTACTTGTGGCAATTAATTTTTCCCTGAAAGTGCCGCCAAGCATTTTGGCGAATAATCCTTTAATTGCGACCACGCTATCAATCCTTCCACCTCTTGTTTTTGTCGGCATTTGGGCAGCAGTATTATCAAGTGCTATTGGAGAAATTGTCGCAGCACCGCAAATTTTAAAGACGCTTGCAAATGATCGAGTGCTTCCTAAATGGATTGCAAAAGATTTTGGCTCCACAAAAGAGCCTTGGA contains the following coding sequences:
- the ydaF gene encoding putative ribosomal N-acetyltransferase YdaF — protein: MYLKTPHLFIRSLTKEDLECIDQLLADEGAMQFSTNTKTSQEYLENILQSYQENGYGLYGVFLKDDQVFIGLCGLLKQEINHKIYVEASYRIKKTYWNRGYATEATKAVVQYAFDQLHIKELITIIEKTNMPSMAVAKKIGFLHAFNTSLKGFDCHIFSIQNPKSYFLK
- the drrA gene encoding Doxorubicin resistance ATP-binding protein DrrA, encoding MSQYLLEVKDVTKVYGKKKHARKALDHVSLDIYEGEILGLLGVNGAGKTTLSSIIATLVKLTSGDVLWKGESIYKDLIAYRKQVGLCPQRPNLDRLLNVEETLYYSGRFYGLSKQEAVEKKEELLKWFELQEYRTDKVDQLSGGYKQRFLIARTLMHSPQLVILDEPTVGLDPHIRHHLWDVIRTLKANGITVILTTHYLDEAQLLSDRVVIIDSGKIKLVDTPQNLMTRYNKKNLEDVFLQLQEEDTE